CTTGAGACGGCGCGTCTGGACCCGTTCCACGAGGACCACCTCGGTATCGTTGCCCGGCCGCGAGAGGACTAGTTGGGATTGGTACTGCCCGCGATAATCGTCCGAGACGGAATCCAGTTGTGCGGGCTGAGCGGGCGGGGACGGAAGGCTTTACCGGGTCGATTCCGATGTGCTGAGTAATGGACGCGACGGGATCTGCCGAGCATTTTACCCGGATGGGGACGCTCGGCATCGAGGAAGAGTTCTACGTCGTCGACGAGTTCGGTCGCCCGACGTCTGGCACGGACGAACTCGTCTACGAGACGGAGCCGCCTGCGGTTCTCGACGGCCGGCTCGACCACGAACTGTTCAAGTGCGTTATCGAGACGCAGACGCCGCGTATCGACGACCCGGCGGACGCCGGGAAGCACCTTCGGTCAGTCCGGGATGCGCTGGTCGACCACGCCGAAGCGAACGGGTTCGGTATCGCCGCTGCTGGACTGCACCCGCTGGCGAAGTGGCGCGAACTCGAACACGCCGAGAAGCCCCGGTACAAGTCCCAGCTAGACCGAATCCAGTACCCACAGCACCGCAACACGACCGCAGGCCTGCACGTCCACGTCGGCGTCGACGACGCCGACAAGGCCGTCTGGGTGGCGAACGAACTCCGCTGGCATCTCCCGCTGATGCTTGCACTGTCGGCGAACTCGCCGTACTGGAACGGCTTCGACACCGGGCTGCAGTCCGCCCGCGGGAAGATATTCGAGGGCCTGCCCAACACCGGGATGCCGACAGCGTTCGACGACTACGACGCCTTCGAGACCTACGAACGGCGGATGCTCGAAACTGGTAGTATCGACGACCGCGGCGAACTCTGGTTCGACGTGCGACCGCATTCGGGCCACGGCACCGTCGAGGTACGTGCTCCGGACGGGCAAGCCGACCCGGACCGGGTGCTGGCCTTCGTCGAGTACGTCCGCGAACTCGTCGTCGATCTCGCCGAGCGCTACGAAGACGGGGAGTCCGGCCGGCGACTCCGCCGGGAGTTCCTCGACGAGAACAAGTGGCGTGCAATCCGCCACGGCCAGTCCGCAGAACTGATATTGCGTGACATCTCGACGACACGCTCGGTCGAGGAACTGGTCGAGATGGAGAGCGACCGGCTGGGTATCGACGGACTGTGGGAGCTGTACGACCGCGAAAGCGGTGCCGAGCGACAGCGCCGGCTTCGTGCGGAGGAGGGGGTCATGGCGCTCGCTGACTCGCTTCGCCTGTCCTGATCTGGGCTGTCGTCCGCGGCCGGACTTGCCTGCTCGATACTGCGGAGCGACAGGAGAGTCTGAGCCAAGGGTTTTTATCCAGCTGTAGCTTTTGTCCTCACAGAGACAACGCATGTCTGCAGACGACAACGATCACGACGACCTCGAGGACACAGGCGATGTCCGTGAACGAATCGAACAGGAGGCGGACCGCGCGGTCGAGCAGTTCGACGAAGGGATCGTCGACCTGCTGGCGTGGGTGCTCGACACGGAGACGCGGGCGCGGATCTACGTCCACCTAAGACAGCATCCCGAGAGCACCAGCGAGGAGATAGCCGAGGGGACCGGTCTGTATCCGAGCACGGTCCGCGAGGCTCTGGCGGCGCTCACCGAGGAGGAAGTCGTGACCCGCCAGAAGCGTGAGAGCGACGGCGCGGGCAACAACCCCTACGAGTACAGCGCTATTCCGCCGAGCGACCTCGTCAACACCATCGTCGGTGACATCCAGTCGGAACTGAACACGGTGTTCAACCTCGACGACCATATCGGCGGCGGCGAGACGACGCTGGAACCCGACGACGAGCCGGTAAC
The genomic region above belongs to Haloarcula hispanica ATCC 33960 and contains:
- a CDS encoding glutamate--cysteine ligase, translated to MDATGSAEHFTRMGTLGIEEEFYVVDEFGRPTSGTDELVYETEPPAVLDGRLDHELFKCVIETQTPRIDDPADAGKHLRSVRDALVDHAEANGFGIAAAGLHPLAKWRELEHAEKPRYKSQLDRIQYPQHRNTTAGLHVHVGVDDADKAVWVANELRWHLPLMLALSANSPYWNGFDTGLQSARGKIFEGLPNTGMPTAFDDYDAFETYERRMLETGSIDDRGELWFDVRPHSGHGTVEVRAPDGQADPDRVLAFVEYVRELVVDLAERYEDGESGRRLRREFLDENKWRAIRHGQSAELILRDISTTRSVEELVEMESDRLGIDGLWELYDRESGAERQRRLRAEEGVMALADSLRLS
- a CDS encoding winged helix-turn-helix domain-containing protein, with the translated sequence MSADDNDHDDLEDTGDVRERIEQEADRAVEQFDEGIVDLLAWVLDTETRARIYVHLRQHPESTSEEIAEGTGLYPSTVREALAALTEEEVVTRQKRESDGAGNNPYEYSAIPPSDLVNTIVGDIQSELNTVFNLDDHIGGGETTLEPDDEPVTISVEDANDGTNDADASEDTGDEGNGSEGGDDDADV